A part of Armatimonadota bacterium genomic DNA contains:
- a CDS encoding response regulator, with protein MQPRILVVDDDPDITVAVKTVLEAAGYQVETAPDGEEGLERVRREVPDLIILDMLMPRLDGYGVVRALKEKPRWAAIPIVIFTAVGEEASRRRYELETGLAMDVDDYVEKPVRPVELLHRVGKVLERRGKRAGNPGEV; from the coding sequence ATGCAACCTCGGATCCTGGTGGTGGATGACGACCCGGACATCACCGTGGCCGTCAAGACCGTGCTGGAGGCCGCGGGCTATCAGGTGGAGACCGCGCCCGACGGCGAGGAGGGGCTCGAGAGGGTCCGCCGGGAAGTGCCCGACCTGATCATATTGGACATGCTAATGCCCAGGCTGGATGGGTACGGCGTGGTGCGGGCGCTGAAGGAGAAGCCCCGCTGGGCGGCGATTCCGATCGTGATCTTCACGGCGGTCGGTGAAGAGGCCAGCCGGCGAAGGTACGAGCTGGAGACCGGGCTGGCCATGGACGTGGACGACTACGTCGAGAAGCCGGTAAGGCCGGTAGAACTGCTGCACCGCGTCGGCAAGGTGCTGGAGCGACGCGGCAAGCGGGCCGGCAACCCGGGAGAGGTGTAG
- a CDS encoding hydrogenase iron-sulfur subunit: MNDSGTALVVCTCGGTLCDRLDTERIAAAPGFVSSLVSLDLCLPAGRARASGWLRETASSGLVVAACGIPAAVQAVAEVSEAAGVAGHRTGLVDLREGCAWVHPWPDQATAKALRMVASAAAGITESMPPVPDAEVRPSGRVLVVGTGPGAVAAAARLEDLGCEAMLAGGTVERLEGQAGEFRVRIRTDQGVECHAVGAVIAAGDARECAPAAQAGQRVAFLLEGDPWPSVAESTLSAALHLARDCGCRVLVFFRDMGVAGPGLEELYREARGCGVTFIRTESGPPGMVEEGGGCVLTLEVPGLGSVTETVDVLVSGATAAQQGTRGLAEVLGVAPRKGGWAPRERALLEPVATERNGVFLIGPARGPYTTDQAVRQGEAAAMAALSVAAPGVMTVSARASVDTERCAFCLTCLRVCPHQAVTTGLGQTVRVLPAACQGCGVCAAACPAGAIQITESPNRRLLAEIDALMAGPPLGGRPVVVYACANSASPALQALGRLRMSYPAQVLVVPVPCLGRLEPVHCVRPLAAGACRVLLCGCYDRSCEHLVGPATARRMVERASALAGTLGLDPEAIHVASLAPVDWHKLGQILLASCDNRRQESGEASEVTAHATA; encoded by the coding sequence GTGAACGATTCGGGAACGGCCCTGGTAGTCTGTACCTGCGGCGGAACTCTGTGCGACCGCCTCGACACCGAGCGCATCGCCGCGGCGCCTGGCTTCGTGTCGTCGCTGGTCAGCCTCGATCTCTGCCTGCCCGCGGGCCGCGCGCGGGCCTCGGGCTGGCTTCGCGAGACCGCATCCAGCGGCCTTGTGGTGGCGGCGTGCGGTATCCCTGCGGCAGTACAGGCGGTCGCCGAGGTGTCCGAGGCCGCTGGGGTCGCAGGGCACCGTACAGGCCTGGTGGATCTGCGGGAAGGGTGTGCCTGGGTCCATCCCTGGCCTGATCAGGCCACTGCCAAGGCCCTCAGGATGGTGGCTTCGGCTGCGGCCGGCATCACCGAGAGCATGCCTCCGGTACCCGATGCCGAGGTGAGGCCCTCCGGGCGGGTGCTCGTCGTAGGAACCGGCCCGGGCGCGGTGGCCGCAGCCGCCCGCCTTGAGGACCTGGGCTGCGAGGCGATGCTCGCCGGTGGAACGGTGGAGCGGCTCGAGGGGCAGGCCGGTGAGTTCAGGGTCAGGATACGAACCGATCAGGGCGTCGAGTGTCACGCGGTCGGCGCAGTGATCGCAGCAGGCGATGCCCGCGAGTGTGCGCCCGCGGCCCAGGCAGGCCAGAGGGTGGCCTTCCTGCTGGAGGGCGATCCCTGGCCTTCGGTTGCCGAGTCCACGCTCTCGGCGGCCCTGCACCTGGCACGGGACTGCGGGTGCCGCGTGCTGGTGTTCTTCCGCGACATGGGAGTTGCCGGGCCCGGGTTGGAGGAGCTCTACCGGGAGGCGCGCGGCTGTGGAGTCACGTTCATCCGGACGGAATCCGGACCTCCTGGGATGGTTGAAGAAGGTGGTGGGTGCGTACTCACGCTGGAGGTGCCCGGACTGGGATCTGTCACCGAGACCGTTGACGTGCTCGTCAGCGGCGCCACCGCCGCGCAGCAGGGCACGCGGGGTCTGGCCGAAGTTCTGGGCGTGGCTCCCCGCAAGGGGGGCTGGGCGCCCAGGGAGCGCGCTCTTCTGGAGCCCGTTGCGACCGAACGCAACGGCGTTTTCCTCATCGGACCGGCCCGGGGCCCGTACACCACCGACCAGGCAGTTCGCCAAGGAGAGGCCGCGGCAATGGCCGCGCTCTCGGTGGCCGCGCCGGGTGTGATGACGGTCTCTGCTCGGGCATCGGTGGACACCGAGCGGTGCGCCTTCTGCCTGACCTGTCTGCGCGTCTGTCCCCACCAGGCGGTGACCACCGGCCTGGGTCAGACCGTGCGGGTGCTTCCCGCTGCCTGCCAGGGGTGCGGCGTGTGCGCGGCGGCCTGCCCTGCCGGCGCGATCCAGATCACGGAGAGCCCCAACCGCCGGCTCCTGGCGGAGATAGACGCGCTCATGGCCGGGCCTCCGCTGGGCGGCCGCCCGGTTGTCGTCTATGCCTGCGCAAACTCTGCCTCCCCAGCCCTACAGGCGCTGGGCAGGCTGCGAATGTCATACCCGGCTCAGGTCCTGGTGGTGCCTGTGCCCTGCCTGGGCCGCCTGGAGCCGGTTCACTGCGTGCGGCCGCTGGCTGCGGGCGCATGCAGGGTCCTCCTCTGCGGCTGCTACGACCGGAGTTGCGAGCACCTGGTCGGGCCTGCCACGGCCCGCAGGATGGTGGAGCGCGCCTCCGCGCTGGCAGGCACGCTGGGTCTGGATCCCGAGGCAATCCATGTGGCGTCCCTGGCTCCAGTTGACTGGCACAAACTCGGCCAGATTCTGCTCGCCAGTTGCGACAACAGGCGCCAGGAGAGCGGGGAAGCATCCGAGGTGACGGCGCATGCTACCGCGTGA
- a CDS encoding HAMP domain-containing histidine kinase, with product MASQETLERTSLFGDLPAALLRRLAALSEERSYSAGQRIFQEGEGSTHLCIIKEGRVALEMDLQIGRAEAGERRTFAAVLGPLDCFGWSALVPPHTRTMSAVAIQDTTVVALEREALERLIADDPRAGVLMMRGLAQLVGNRLMEARAKLCFVIALVSHELKAPLAAVESYLQVMLGGYAGDVPDRQREMLDRCSIRVQELIELINSLLRVSRIETGDLSAELGVESLHDILEKAVDNVATAARDKGVFLRVHVPAGLPPLLMAPLRIQEALTNLLDNAVKFTPADGEVIVTVQEREADICVQVRDTGIGVAAQELPRIFDEFYRGQMAQSKGLGLGLSLVKKIVEAHRGQIWVESPPPGETRGTVFTFALPKALTVQASPGERPPAGQGEAA from the coding sequence GTGGCCAGCCAGGAGACGCTCGAGCGCACATCCCTGTTCGGGGATCTGCCCGCGGCGCTGCTGCGCCGCCTGGCCGCCCTGAGCGAGGAGCGGTCCTACTCGGCGGGACAGCGGATCTTCCAGGAAGGCGAGGGCTCCACGCACCTTTGCATCATCAAGGAGGGGCGCGTCGCCCTCGAGATGGACCTTCAGATCGGTAGGGCAGAAGCCGGCGAACGGCGCACTTTTGCCGCTGTGCTGGGTCCTCTTGATTGCTTTGGCTGGTCCGCGCTTGTGCCTCCCCACACCCGCACCATGTCGGCCGTGGCTATTCAAGACACGACCGTGGTGGCTCTGGAGCGGGAGGCGCTGGAGCGCCTGATCGCCGATGACCCTCGGGCCGGGGTCCTGATGATGCGCGGGCTGGCCCAGCTCGTGGGGAATCGTCTGATGGAGGCCAGGGCAAAACTGTGTTTCGTGATCGCGCTGGTGTCCCACGAGCTGAAGGCGCCCCTGGCCGCCGTCGAGAGCTATCTTCAAGTGATGCTGGGCGGCTACGCGGGTGATGTTCCGGACAGACAGCGGGAGATGCTTGACCGGTGCAGCATCCGGGTGCAGGAGCTGATTGAACTAATCAACAGCCTGCTCAGGGTCTCCCGGATCGAGACCGGTGACCTCTCCGCGGAGCTCGGTGTCGAGTCCCTCCACGACATCCTCGAGAAGGCCGTGGACAATGTGGCTACCGCTGCCCGGGACAAGGGTGTGTTTCTTCGAGTGCATGTGCCCGCGGGCCTGCCGCCGCTCTTGATGGCGCCGCTTCGAATCCAGGAGGCGCTTACGAACCTACTGGACAACGCTGTGAAGTTCACACCTGCAGACGGAGAAGTCATCGTGACCGTCCAGGAGCGGGAGGCCGACATCTGTGTGCAGGTGCGGGATACCGGAATCGGTGTGGCCGCGCAAGAACTGCCAAGGATCTTCGATGAGTTCTACCGCGGGCAGATGGCTCAATCGAAGGGACTGGGGCTGGGCCTGTCGCTCGTGAAGAAGATCGTCGAGGCCCACCGGGGCCAGATCTGGGTGGAGAGCCCGCCCCCAGGAGAGACGCGCGGCACGGTCTTCACGTTTGCGCTACCCAAGGCCCTGACCGTGCAGGCCTCGCCTGGTGAGAGGCCTCCTGCCGGTCAGGGGGAGGCGGCCTGA
- a CDS encoding response regulator, with protein sequence MATDPKSILLIDDDADFVEATRIVLESRDYRVAVALDGVEGLRLARQARPDLIILDVIMPFKDGFTVCEELKRDPVLAEVPVLMLTSFAERHGDSGLPVSAGFGLEAEDYLDKPAPPGVLLSRVERLLSRYGRAEGGPGEP encoded by the coding sequence TTGGCCACAGACCCGAAGAGCATCCTGTTGATTGACGACGATGCCGACTTCGTCGAGGCCACCCGGATCGTGCTCGAGAGCCGCGACTACCGGGTGGCCGTGGCCCTCGACGGAGTGGAAGGGCTGCGCCTGGCGCGTCAGGCCAGGCCCGATCTGATCATCCTGGACGTGATCATGCCGTTCAAGGACGGTTTCACGGTCTGCGAGGAGCTGAAGCGGGACCCGGTGCTGGCTGAGGTCCCGGTCCTGATGCTCACCTCCTTCGCCGAGCGGCATGGCGATTCAGGCCTCCCGGTCAGTGCCGGGTTTGGTCTGGAGGCAGAGGACTACCTCGACAAGCCGGCTCCTCCAGGCGTTCTCCTCTCGCGCGTGGAGCGGCTGCTCTCGCGCTATGGCCGTGCGGAAGGAGGGCCGGGGGAGCCATGA
- a CDS encoding heterodisulfide reductase subunit B has translation MTQVAEEKPLALYPGCSLQSTGAAYLASVHETLRALGLQVKELPDWSCCGASSAHFVDPELAVLLPARNLAIAEALGTDVLTACAACHHRLAQAEHEISTSEAVARAAAEQGVAYHGGVRVRHLLSVLDEIDLSGRIRCPLAGLRVACYYGCLLVRIPRSGGIDDAENPGIMERVLRACGADVADWQGKTWCCGASLAATVPELAGDLVQRILVQAHRAGADCIATACPLCQLNLDLLQGAAVERAGLERLLPVLFFTQLTALALGASPRRLGFGKHLVAVRPMMAALAG, from the coding sequence ATGACACAAGTGGCCGAGGAGAAGCCGCTCGCGCTGTACCCAGGGTGCTCGCTGCAGAGCACCGGAGCCGCATACCTGGCTTCCGTGCACGAGACGCTGCGTGCCCTGGGGCTCCAGGTGAAGGAACTGCCCGACTGGAGCTGCTGCGGCGCCAGCTCGGCCCACTTCGTTGACCCGGAACTGGCAGTCCTGCTGCCTGCCCGCAACCTCGCGATCGCCGAGGCCCTGGGGACAGATGTGCTGACCGCGTGCGCCGCCTGCCACCACCGGCTGGCGCAGGCAGAGCACGAGATCAGCACTTCGGAAGCCGTGGCGCGAGCCGCCGCTGAGCAGGGCGTGGCTTACCACGGCGGGGTCAGGGTGCGTCACCTGCTCTCGGTCCTGGATGAGATCGACCTCTCCGGGCGGATCCGCTGTCCCCTGGCTGGGCTCAGGGTGGCATGCTACTACGGATGCCTGCTCGTGCGCATACCCAGGTCCGGCGGTATAGACGACGCCGAGAACCCGGGCATCATGGAGCGTGTGCTCCGGGCCTGCGGCGCCGATGTGGCCGACTGGCAGGGCAAGACCTGGTGCTGTGGTGCCAGCCTGGCTGCGACCGTGCCAGAGCTGGCCGGGGACCTCGTTCAACGGATACTGGTGCAGGCTCACCGCGCAGGCGCCGACTGCATCGCCACCGCGTGCCCGCTGTGCCAGCTCAACCTGGATCTGCTCCAGGGTGCCGCGGTAGAGCGGGCGGGTCTCGAGCGCCTGCTCCCGGTGCTATTCTTCACTCAACTTACGGCGCTGGCGCTGGGAGCCAGCCCGCGTCGCCTGGGATTTGGGAAACACCTGGTGGCGGTCCGGCCGATGATGGCAGCGCTGGCCGGATGA
- a CDS encoding heterodisulfide reductase: MLPREAQALPARMDPAWATVIAAASRERVGLCFGCGICTGSCPLAPAMDMLPSRLMKAVQLGLRERVLGATAPYLCVGCETCAVRCPNGIDIARVMDAVRQAGIARGGPVPRVDIQRFHQWFLRTVRLFGRAHEGLLSAGYSLQQGRLRQDLPTGWALMRYGRLALWPHSIRRRREVRRLFRAIGQKDGR, encoded by the coding sequence ATGCTACCGCGTGAGGCGCAGGCGCTTCCCGCCAGAATGGACCCTGCCTGGGCGACGGTCATCGCGGCTGCCAGTCGGGAGCGCGTGGGGCTCTGCTTCGGCTGTGGCATCTGCACCGGAAGTTGCCCCCTGGCTCCGGCGATGGACATGCTGCCGAGCCGCCTAATGAAGGCGGTCCAGCTCGGGCTTCGGGAGCGGGTCCTTGGGGCCACCGCGCCGTACCTCTGCGTCGGCTGCGAGACCTGTGCCGTCAGGTGCCCGAACGGGATAGACATCGCCCGGGTGATGGACGCGGTGCGCCAGGCAGGCATTGCCAGGGGTGGTCCGGTTCCCAGGGTGGACATCCAACGGTTTCACCAGTGGTTCCTGCGTACAGTGAGGTTGTTCGGACGCGCCCACGAGGGGCTGCTCTCGGCCGGCTACAGCCTGCAGCAGGGACGGCTGCGGCAGGATCTGCCCACCGGATGGGCCCTCATGCGGTACGGTCGGTTGGCGCTTTGGCCCCATTCAATCCGGCGGCGCCGTGAAGTGCGCCGCTTGTTCCGAGCCATCGGGCAGAAGGACGGGCGATGA
- a CDS encoding methylenetetrahydrofolate reductase, whose product MPAGSNLEAVLSAGRFAVTAELGPPKGTNLSVVERKAEILRHCCDAVNLTDNQTAIVRMSSLACAIHLRRMGLDPVMQMTCRDRNRLALQSDVLGAAGAGVRNFLCLSGDHQQFGNHPGAKNVFDLDSIQLIQVLAGMRDTRRFQGGDEFTGDIPMFIGAAANPFADPLPYRVVRLAKKVRAGANFIQTQAVFDLEIFGRWMAQVRARGLHEQVAIMAGIVPLKSVGMTRYMRDYVSGITVPDAIIARMEDAADPKAEGMAIAAELIDAVREIPGVRGVHIMAVGWEDVVPILAERAGLLPRPLI is encoded by the coding sequence ATGCCCGCCGGCAGCAATCTGGAAGCGGTGCTGTCCGCAGGGCGGTTCGCCGTGACCGCCGAGCTGGGTCCGCCCAAAGGCACCAACCTGAGCGTGGTGGAGCGCAAGGCGGAGATCCTCAGGCACTGCTGCGACGCCGTGAACCTGACCGACAATCAGACCGCCATCGTGCGCATGTCCAGCCTGGCCTGCGCGATCCACCTGCGCCGGATGGGTCTGGACCCGGTGATGCAGATGACGTGCCGCGACCGCAACCGTCTGGCCCTGCAGTCGGACGTCCTGGGCGCCGCGGGCGCGGGCGTGCGCAACTTCCTGTGCCTGAGCGGAGACCACCAGCAGTTCGGCAACCACCCAGGCGCCAAGAACGTCTTCGATCTCGACTCGATCCAGCTCATCCAGGTGCTGGCAGGCATGCGGGATACGCGCAGGTTCCAGGGCGGCGACGAGTTCACCGGAGACATCCCAATGTTCATCGGGGCCGCGGCCAATCCGTTCGCCGACCCGCTGCCGTATCGGGTAGTCCGCCTGGCCAAGAAGGTGCGCGCAGGCGCCAATTTCATCCAGACGCAGGCCGTCTTCGACCTGGAGATCTTCGGACGCTGGATGGCCCAGGTGAGGGCACGGGGGCTCCACGAGCAGGTTGCCATCATGGCGGGAATCGTGCCCCTGAAATCGGTCGGTATGACCCGCTACATGCGGGACTACGTTTCGGGCATAACCGTGCCCGATGCGATTATCGCCCGGATGGAGGACGCCGCGGATCCCAAGGCCGAAGGGATGGCCATCGCCGCCGAACTCATTGATGCCGTGCGCGAGATACCGGGCGTCCGGGGCGTGCACATCATGGCGGTGGGGTGGGAGGACGTCGTCCCGATCCTGGCAGAGCGGGCCGGGCTCCTGCCGCGGCCGCTGATATGA
- a CDS encoding 5,10-methylenetetrahydrofolate reductase, with protein sequence MTLREALAQGQFVVTAEASPPKGTNVAGAIAEAEHLRGRVQAFNVTDQQSSVMRLGSLALCYLLKERGLEPIFQVTCRDRNRIALQSDLLSAAALGIENVLCLTGDHVKLGDHPQAKPVFDLDSVSLLQAAAGLMRGQDMAGKKLDGAPDFFLGAVVSPGADPVEPQLLKMEKKAQAGAQFFQTQAIFDPDAFARFMEAARPLGKPVFAGIIMLKSAGMARFMNRNVPGVHVPDRLIEVMEAAKDRQEASVGVAAELIRQLRPLCQGIHLMAMGWEHLLPRVLEASGLAAQGVM encoded by the coding sequence ATGACCCTGCGAGAGGCCCTGGCTCAAGGCCAGTTCGTGGTGACGGCCGAGGCGTCTCCGCCCAAGGGAACCAATGTGGCAGGTGCAATCGCGGAGGCCGAGCACCTGCGGGGGCGTGTGCAGGCGTTCAATGTGACCGACCAGCAGAGTTCGGTGATGCGCCTCGGGTCCCTGGCGCTCTGCTACCTGCTGAAAGAGCGGGGCCTCGAGCCCATCTTCCAGGTGACCTGCCGCGACCGGAACCGGATCGCCCTGCAGTCAGACCTCTTGAGCGCGGCGGCGCTGGGCATCGAAAACGTTCTCTGCCTGACCGGTGACCACGTGAAGCTGGGCGATCACCCGCAGGCTAAGCCGGTCTTTGACCTGGATTCGGTCTCCCTGCTGCAGGCAGCAGCCGGCCTGATGCGTGGTCAGGACATGGCGGGCAAGAAGCTGGACGGCGCGCCCGACTTCTTCCTGGGCGCGGTCGTCAGCCCGGGTGCCGATCCGGTGGAACCCCAGCTGCTCAAGATGGAGAAGAAGGCGCAGGCCGGTGCCCAGTTCTTCCAGACACAGGCCATCTTCGACCCGGACGCATTCGCCCGCTTCATGGAAGCGGCACGGCCCCTTGGCAAGCCTGTCTTTGCCGGGATCATCATGCTCAAGTCCGCCGGCATGGCCCGGTTCATGAACCGGAACGTTCCGGGCGTGCACGTGCCCGACCGCCTGATCGAGGTCATGGAAGCCGCCAAGGACCGCCAGGAGGCCAGCGTGGGCGTGGCCGCGGAGCTGATTCGGCAGCTCCGGCCGCTTTGTCAGGGCATCCACCTGATGGCAATGGGATGGGAACACCTGCTGCCGCGGGTGTTGGAGGCCAGCGGTCTGGCAGCTCAGGGAGTGATGTAG